The following are encoded together in the Populus trichocarpa isolate Nisqually-1 chromosome 5, P.trichocarpa_v4.1, whole genome shotgun sequence genome:
- the LOC7468872 gene encoding zinc-finger homeodomain protein 2 produces MEFDEHEDQEEEMTGMAVMPPGYDSISNSATARSKMGPTGGGGEGASTTAANTNTRKSSIRYRECQKNHAVGIGGHALDGCGEFMAAGEEGTLDALKCAACNCHRNFHRKETDGGGGGEVILYHGHHHQQQPQFPPYYRAPPPAGYLHHLTPTPQPRPLALPAASGGGYSREEEDVSNPSSSGGGGGGGGSSSKKRFRTKFSQEQKEKMVAFAERLGWRIQKHDEAAVEQFCAENGVKRHVLKVWMHNNKHTIEIGD; encoded by the exons atggagtttgATGAGCACGAAGaccaagaagaagaaatgacGGGGATGGCGGTGATGCCACCGGGTTATGACTCAATTAGCAACTCAGCTACTGCTCGGTCAAAAATGGGTCCTACAGGTGGCGGAGGAGAAGGTGCTTCAACAACAGCAGcaaacacaaacacaagaaaatccTCAATCAGATACAGAGAGTGTCAAAAAAACCATGCTGTGGGAATCGGTGGACACGCACTTGATGGTTGTGGCGAATTCATGGCCGCAGGTGAAGAAGGTACTTTGGATGCACTTAAATGTGCTGCGTGTAATTGCCACCGTAATTTCCACCGCAAAGAGACtgatggtggaggtggaggagaaGTAATATTATACCATGGCCATCACCACCAGCAACAACCACAATTCCCTCCTTATTATCGTGCTCCACCACCGGCTGGGTACCTTCATCACTTGACACCAACTCCGCAGCCAAGGCCTTTAGCCTTGCCGGCTGCGTCTGGTGGTGGGTATAGTAGGGAAGAGGAGGATGTGTCTAATCCGAGCAGTAgcggtggtggaggaggaggaggcggtaGTAGTTCGAAGAAGAGGTTTAGGACAAAGTTTTCGCAGGAGCAGAAAGAAAAGATGGTGGCTTTCGCGGAGAGGCTTGGTTGGAGAATCCAGAAACATGATGAGGCTGCGGTGGAGCAGTTTTGTGCGGAGAATGGTGTGAAGCGGCATGTGCTCAAGGTCTGGATGCATAATAACAAGCACACTATTG aaATTGGTGACTAG